CTCTAGTTGGCTCATCTCTAGCTTTAGCTGGAGCGGCATTTCAAGGTTTGTTAAAAAATCCTCTCGCAGATCCATATACACTTGGTGTATCGTCAGGGGCTGCTTTAGGAGCTGTTTTCGTATTATTTTTAGGGTTGTCGATTCCGCTTTTAGGCAGCTTTACTTTACCTGTAGTCAGTATACTTACTGGTTTTCTAACCTTGTTTTTCTTATTGGGTTTTGTACGTTTTATAGAAAAATCATTAACAACAGAAACCATTATATTAGCAGGTATCATTGTTAGTTCATTTTTAGGATCACTGATTTCGCTTTTAATTGCTTTAACAGAGGATGAGTTAAGGCAGATTATATCTTGGCTTATGGGCAGTGTAGCCATGAGAGGCTGGGACTATATATGGTTAAATGTCCCTTTTTTTGTATTAGGAGCAGGTTTGTTGTTCGCAAATAGAAAAGAGTTGAATGCGTTAGTGTTTGGAGAAGAAACGGCAAAAACGTTAGGCGTAGATACGGATAAACGCAGAATGACTATTCTAGCTGGTGCTTCTCTTTTAACCGGGGCAGCCGTTTCTGTGTCTGGAACAATTGGGTTTGTTGGACTAGTCATTCCTCACCTGGTTCGGCTTTTATTTGGCCCCGACCATCGGCTGCTTTTGCCAATGTCAATCTTTACGGGGGGAGGGTTTCTCGTCTTAACTGATTTAGCAGCCCGAACTATAATTTCTCCGAAAGAACTGCCTATTGGGGTTATAACGGCAATTATCGGGGCGCCAATATTCGGAATTCTTTTGTTTCAGCAGCGACTCAAAAGGATGAAATAATCAAATACCGCGGGGTGATGAGTTGCTCGAGTTAAAAGGTGTAGCTGGCGGCTACGGATCTGTTCCAGTAGTAAAGAATGTTAATTTTCAAGTGAATGCTGGTGAAATATTGGGAATTATCGGCCCTAATGGAAGCGGGAAATCAACATTATTAAAATTCATCTATGGATTTCTTCAGCCAGAAAAAGGTCAGATAGTGATTGATGATCAACCTCTTACCAGCTATTCTCAAAAGAACTTAGCCAAAAAGATTGCTGTTCTTCCTCAACAGACAGATAGTGCTTTTTCTTATACGGTAAGACAGGTAGTTGAGCTTGGAAGATATCCTCATCAAACCGGCTGGTTTTCTTCTAACAGTGAAAAAGATGAAAAAGTAGTCAATAAAGCTATGAACGATACCGGGGTTTTTTCATTTGCTGACCAGCCCATTGATAGTTTAAGCGGAGGAGAAAAGCAAAGAGTGCTGTTAGCCAGGGCTTTGGCGCAAGAACCTGATATTTTACTTTTAGATGAACCAACCAACCATTTGGATATCTCCTATCAGCTCAGTTTACTTGATACGTTAAAAGATTGGACCAATTCAAAACAATTAACAGTAATAGCTGTACTGCATGACCTAAACATGGCAGCCATGTACAGTCATCGGATTCTTCTGATGGACCAGGGACAGCAAATAGCACTTGATAAACCATCGTATGTCTTGGAAAAGACAGTATTAGAGAAAGTTTACGACGCCCATCTGCAAAGAAAAGAGCATCCTTCCGTTCCGAGTCCGCTCATTACCTTAGAACCTTCTGACAGATCATTTGAACAGCCATCGGATTTACTTAATACGTTGACCTTTGATGAAACAGAAGAGAGAGTTTGCATTTCTTCTCGGTTTTATTGGAAAACTTTATCATCAGCAGTTATTGGAGCAGGATTTGGCTGGCATCGATTTTTTGTTAACCGGCACGTCGATAAAGACTATGATTGTGATAATCCACAAGAAGAGTACGGTGCTTATCTTCAAAATATTTCTTTGGAAACCGCCGATACTGTGGGAATGATGACGGCTGCTTTATTGAAAGACGGCTCATTCATACGTTTGAAAGATTCGGAAGGGGATGTTCTTGTCTACGCTACTGCCGGCACTTCTAATGCTGTTGACGTCTCTAAAGCATATGAAAATGCAGTCCAGTCTTTTACAATCGGCACGATTAATATTTGGATATTTATTGATGGTAAACTAACCGAGGCTGCATACGCTCAAGTTATGATGACAGCAACAGAAGCTAAATCAAAAGCTTTGCTAGATCATAAAATCATCGATAATCACACTAGAACACTTGCTACAGGTACGTCTACAGATAGTATGTTAGTAGCTGCTGTTCACAGTGGCAAAGAATATATGTATGGGGGTACAGCATCTCCTCTCGGGAAGAAAATCGGTAAAGCTGTGTATGATGCAGTTGCAGAAACATTAGAAAAATATAATCAAAGAAAGAATGAGAATGAAGAATGGGAATAATTGCTGCCCACCTTCTCGCCATTACTATTTCATATCTACTAGACAAATTATTTGGGGACCCGCACTTTTCATTTCATCCGGTAGTATTAATGGGACGGATGATTTCTTATATAGAGAAAAAATGGAATAAAGGGCGTTGTATTAAAGGAAAAGGTATTCTTGCTAGTCTTCTTCCGGCCATTTTATTGTTAGGTCTTTCTTATGTTTTAACGTTTGCAGCATATAAGTTTTCAATATGGACAGGTATTTTAACAGAAGCGCTTATCATATGGTTTATGATCGGCGGCACAAGTATGGTGAAAGAAGCCAAACTAATATACCGTTATTTATTGCAGGATGATTTAGCAAAAGCTAGAGAACAAACTGCGATGATTGTATCTAGAAATACACATCAAATGGATGATACACAAATTACTCGTTCTGTATTAGAAAGTACTGGAGAAAATATTGCAGATAGTGTGACAGCTCCGTTCTTTTATGCTTTCATCGGCGGTGCGCCGTTAGCTGTCTTTTATCGTTATATTAATACATCTGATGCGATGATTGGCTACACTTCCAAACGTTTTAAGCAATTTGGCTGGGCAGCTGCCCGGTCTGATGATGTTTTAAATTACATACCAGCAAGGCTGACTGCATTAGTGATGACGTTGACGGTTTGGAAAATAAAAGCATCTTCTTGGCGTGCGACACTATTAGTAATTAAACATTACGCTCCCTTACATGAAAGTCCAAACAGCGGGTACGGGGAAGCAGCAATGGCGGGAATTTTACATGTAAAACTTGGCGGGCCAACACCTTACCTGGATAAATGGGTAAAGCGTCCTCATTTTGGCAATGGAGATCGCTTTTTACATGCTGAGCTTATTAAAGAAGGATTAATAGTGTGGCACCTTTCTATTATTTATTTTATCAGTTTACTATGGATAACAGGAGGGTTTTATTATGTCTTGGCCTGAACACGGAGCGATGCCGGCGGCTCTTTCTGAACAACTGAGTCAAGCCCGATGCAGGAAAATAATAGATTTTAGTGTGAATACCAACCCTTTTGGACCTCCCGCTGATTTAAAAAGAAAACTAAAAGAATGGACAGGTACTATTTACCAGTATTCTGATCCCAGTCACCGCACATTAAGAGAACATATGGCGGAGAAAATCAGCTGCAAGCCTACTCAAGTGCTGCCTGGTAATGGAGGAGCAGAATTGATTTTTGCAGCAGCTAGACTTTTTGCTAATAAAAAAGTTGTTTTAATAGAACCGACTTTTACAGAATATAAACAAGCATTACAAGCAAATGGTGCAGACGTTGTTTCTTTTTACACAAAAGAAGAAACGAAATGGCAATGGTCATTTCAAGAGCTGCAGCCATTACTAGAAAAAGCAGATGGCATATGGTTTTGTCATCCGAACAATCCTACCGGAAGTATCTCTGCTGAAGAAGAAATAGTGCAGCTTTTAACATACTGCCGTGCCAATAATAAACTATTAGTAGTAGATGAGGCCTTTTATGATTTTCAACAAGATCCGTTTTTATTTCATCGTTATATAAAGGAAAATGATCCTATTATTCTACTTCGGTCTATGACAAAAATGTATGCCGTTCCAGGCTTAAGGCTTGGATATATGCTCGCTTCAGACAAATTAGTAGAAAAAGTAAATAACTATTTACCACCATGGAATGTGAACAGTATTGCTGAACAAGCAATGAACTATTTGCTGAATCAAGAAGCATTTGTGGGCCAAACGGTACATCGGATTCATAAAGAAAAAAAACGTGTCTTAAAAGAGTTACAGACTTTAAAAGAGATAGAAGTTTTCCCATCAGCGGTGAACTTTTATTTAATACGGCACATAAAAAACATGGATATGCGGCCTCTTTTAACGTTTTTAGCGCAAGAAGGAATTCATGCTAGACACACTTATCATTTTCCTGGATTAGATGGAAAATATCTTCGATTAGCAGTAAAAACAAAAAGTGAAAATGATCAATTACTACAAAGTCTTGCGAGGTGGAGTGGAGGATGCTGACTTTTGTGTGCGGTGGTGTAAGAAGCGGAAAAAGCAATTGGGGAGAAAAAGCTGCAGAAAAATTAAGACGAGCAGACGGAAAGCTTATATATTTAGCAACTGCGCAGCCAAGTGATGAGGAAATGAAAAATAGAATCCTCCTTCATCAAAGAGAACGACAAGCAAAATGTGCAGAATGGACCACCATAGAGCAGTCTGTGAAATTAGATGCCTGTGCAGACTTTTTAAGAAACCATGACATTCTTTTTTTGGATTGTTTAACGACCTGGCTAAGTAATGAAATGTTTATAGATTTTAACAGACAATTACAGCCAAAAGATATAAAACGTCGTATTATTGCAGCGGTAGCAGCCTTAGAGAGAGCCTGCAATCACGTCATTATTATTAGTAATGACTTGTTTCACGAACCTATCCCCCATGACAAACACGTGTACAGGTACATAAGGGTACTCGGAGAACTCCACCAATACTTTGTCCACCATGCAAAAACAGCAGTGAAAATGGAAGCAGGCAGACCAGTAGTGATGAAAGGGGAAGTTCTCAGATGAAAGGTTTAATCGTGTGGGGAACCACGTCAGATGCAGGCAAAAGTTATATTGTAACGGGATTGTGCCGCGCGCTGGCCAATCGCGGTTTAAAAGTTGCGCCTTTTAAAGGACAAAACATGTCAAACAATTCCTATGTTACATTATCCGGGCATGAAATCGGCAGATCACAAGGTTTGCAAGCAGAAGCAGCGAAAGTTGCTCCTACTGTACATATGAACCCTGTATTATTAAAACCTAGAAGTGACCGGAGCGCAGAAGTAATTGTACAAGGGAAGTCGCTAGGCAGTCCAGCTGCAGCTGAATACCGTAAAAGCTTTTTTGAAAAAGCGAAACAAGCTGTAGAAGATTCGTTAAATACTTTATCAAAAGATTATGACGTCATATTAATGGAGGGTGCAGGCAGTCCTGCAGAAGTTAATTTAATGGATAAAGACCTTGCAAACCTTGCAACGGCAGAAATGGCTAATGTTCCTGCCCTGCTTACTGGTGATATAGAAAGAGGCGGCATTTTTGCAAGTATTACAGGAACCCTTAATCTTCTGCCAAATATTCACAAACAAAGAGTCAAAGGGCTGATTGTTAATCGTTTTCGAGGAGATCCTGCTCTATTTCAAAACGGAATATCCTGGCTGGAGAGAAATACAGACATCCCCGTCCAAGGTGTTCTGCCCACTCTAGACATCAGAATGGAACAAGAAGATTCCCTATCATTTGCTGTTCTTAATAAAATTAACAGTTCTAGAAAGCTAAACATCGATATCGCTGTTATTGCCATGCCTTATGTATCAAATTATACTGATTTAGAACCATTTGCTGCAGAGCAAGATGTATCCGTTCGTATTGTGAAAGAAGCTGGCGAATTCGGTTCACCTGATGCCGTTATCATACCAGGTACAAGAAGTACCATTCATGATTATGAACACTTGCATAGCAAAGGAATTTTAGAAAAAATCCTTGAACATAAAGATGATACCTTCCTTGTTGGGATATGCGGCGGATTTCAAATGATGGGAGAACTGTTAATCGATAAATATGGGGCTGACACCGGGCATGAAGGGAAAACAGCCAAGGGGCTTGAAGTGTTTCCCATGCGTACAACTTTTATGGAAACGAAAAAAACGACTCAATGGAAAGGAACTTTTCAAGAAAACGGGAAAAATATAGCATTAACAGGTTTTGAAATACACACAGGAATAGAAGAAGTCGATTACGGAGAAGAATGGCAGCCGCTTTTTAATGATGAAAATAATAATCCAGAAGGTTTAATCTCATCCGATAAAAAATGTTTCGGCACTTATGTACATCATGTTTTTCATAACGATAACTGGCGGAATTGGTGGCTTAATCTTCTTAGACGAAGGAAAGGACTAAAAAATATGCCAGTAGTTCATTATTCTGCCAATAAAGATAAAAGACTGGATGCTTTGGGAGAAGCAGTGGAATCTCATCTTGATGTGAGCAGCATTATTCGAATAATGGAAAAGGGATTGTCATGAAAGAAAAAGCCCATCTCATGCTGCAAGGTTTTCAGATGGCGATCGCTTTCCTCACTGTGTTTCCTTCAAAAAATGGGGTTTGGAAAGAATCTGCTGCACGTTTTTCGATTTTCTTTTTTCCGGTATGCGGATTATTCATAGGTGCTGCCGCTGTGTTTGTCATTTACGTACTGCTTGCTCCTTTTGCATTGCCCAATTACATTATCGCATTCTTTATAGTTGCTGCACTGTTAGTGATGCATGGAGGACTGCACCTTGATGGCTGGATGGACGTTAGTGATGCGGCAGCTTCTTGGCAGAATATAGAAAAAAAATTAGAAATTATGAAAGACAGCAGAACGGGATCTGCTGCTGTCTGGACAACGATCTTATTACTTGGCGGCCGATTTCTATTTGTTTTATTTGTCCTTCAAACGGATGTTTTGGCCGTATGGTTCCTTCTATTCCTTATTCCTGTTTTAACTCGCACCGCAATGGGACATTTAATTATTGCAGCCCCGCTTGCTAAAAGTAATGGTCTGGCTTCTTGGTTCAGAAAGGAATCTAAAAAGCATGATACTTGGATTGTTATCTTCATATGCGCATTTTTGATAAGTTTTCTATTCATACTTCAACCTGAATTTATCAAGGCTGGGTTGTTTATTACAGCAATAGTTATAGCTGTATACTGGCTTGCACGCTATTTATTTTTCTCTATGTTTGGAGGCATTAATGGTGATATGGCTGGAGCTCTATGTGAGGGGATGGAAACAGTAATATGGTTGAGCAGCGCATTGTATATCTCTTACGTCATGGTATGACACACAGTAATTTTCATAAACAATACTGCGGCTGGTCGAACCCTCCGTTATTAAAATCAGAGGCAGAACGATTGAAATGTAATGTACGTCGGGTATTTGTAGATGAGGTGTGGTGCAGCGATCTGTTAAGAGCAGTACAGACAGCAGAATTATTATTTCCCAACGCGTCGTTACGTAGTAAAAAAAGCTTAAGGGAAATACATTTTGGAGATTTTGAAGGAAAAACATATGAAGAATTGAAAGGGAGCAGTGCATATCAAGCTTGGCTGAAAGATTTTTTTCATAGCACTCCAAGAAATGGAGAAAATTTAGCGGCTTTTAGAAAACGTATTCAATATGGATGGGGAAAAATAACGAAAAGTGAACAAAAATCGATTGCCGTTGTCACGCATAGCGGGTGGATCAGAGAATGGTGCGGACTTTACTTCTCTGAGAGTAAAGCAGATTATTTATGGAATATACCTTATGGCGGGGGATTGGCCGCAAGATTTGAAATAAAAGGAGGGGATTGGCATTGTATTTCATTACAGGAGGTGCGTTTAACGGAAAAAAAAGATGGGTTTTAACGAATTACTCGTATGTTGTGAAAGATGACTGCAAATGGTATCACTGTTATACAGAAAAAAACAAACACATTATGAACCTGCCCTATTCAAAAGAAAGTACATTAGTGATAGAAGGAATAGAGAACAGTTTAGAAGAATATTTAAAGCATGGTCATTGTACAGCAAAAGATTTTTACGATAGATACTTATTAAGGTTAATAACGTGGGAACAGCAAGATGAGAAAAGAAAACTTATTATTATAGGTACGGATATGACAAAGGGAGTTGTACCAATGGATAAAGGTGCCAGGCATTTTCGAGATGAATTGGGCCGTCTTTATCAAAAGCTTGTTCAATTGTCTGATGACACCATTATTGTGTGGTTCGGACTGGGACAATCATTATCCTAGGGGAGGAATTATGATGAGACTATATACAAAAAGCGGCGACAAAGGCAAAACTAGCATAATAGGCGGAAGAAGAGATAAAGACCATATAAGAGTAGAAGCTTATGGGACGTGTGATGAATTAAATGCGTTTGTAGCAAAAGCATCGGCCGTGCTTGATAAAAATTTGTTTCCTGACATTCAGCCTGAATTAATTAAAATCCAGCATGAATTATTTGACTGCGGAAGTGATCTTGCCAATATTAAAAAAGATAGAGAATTTAAAGTCAAAGATGATATAATTACTTTTTTAGAAGAGCGTATTGATGAGTACATTAAAGAACCGCCAGAATTGGAACGTTTCATATTGCCAGGAGGTTCTTCTGAAGCAGCGGATTTGCATGTGTGCAGAACGGTGGCAAGAAGAGCAGAACGTGTAACAGCAGCGCTTATGAAAGAAGAAGAAATCAACAGTGAAGTATTCAAATATTTAAACCGGTTATCAGATTACTTTTTTGCAGCAGCGAGGGTGGTCAATTACCGTCTGAACGTAGCAGATGTGGAATATGAAAGAAGTGCTGTCGTATTTCGTTCACCTAAAAAAAAGAAAGAAGAATAGATTTACAAATTGTAAGCTTTCCCACCTATCGGGAAAGCTTTTCTCATCCGTGCTAATGAAATGAAAATAAAGTATAAAAAAACTGCGATCATAGGGACTCGGCGGCAAGCCGAGTTTTTCTAATGGCTAAAAAAGTATAAATATCAAATATTTTCTCATACTAACTGTGACTTTCAATTGGAAAGGAGCAGAGTATGAATTTTTTTAAGCGAAAAAAAAGTTTTCAAGCAGCTTCACCGAAATCAAAAAATTTATCGGAGTGGCTTTCTGCTCTTTCTGATGGAAATGAAGATTTTATGGAAGAAGTCATGGAAACACCATTTGGGAGTGTAAAGATTTTTTACTATACCACGCTTATTGATCATCAAAGGTTAAATGTTGATGTTTTGCAGCCCCTGAAAACAAATCCCTGGAGATCGTATAAAGACATCCAAAGTCATGTATATGTAGACGATACCGAAGTTACCAAAGACATTTCGACAACTAACGAAAAGCTGTTAGCAGGTTGTGCTGCTTGTCAGATTCCTGGCCGAAAAGAAGAAGTTTTATTAATAAATGCTCCGGCTGATGTACAAAGAGAGGTAAGTATTCCAGAAACTGAATTTAGTGTAATCGGTCCGCGGGAGGCTTTTGTAGAAAAACTAGAAACGAATATTTTCCTTATACGAAAACGGCTGCCTATTGAAGACTTGCGGATTCGAAAATTAAAAATAGGGACGTTGTCGAGCACAGAAACAGCTGTTTTTTATATAGATGGCATAGCTGATAAGGAAAATGTGAATACAGTAATCCAACGGATCAATGAAGTTAATTTTGACGATGTTTTAGGGGCTAATGCTTTGGCACAAATGATTCAGGACCACTCTTATACAGTATTTCCACAATTCGTCAATACAGAGAGACCAGATCGTGTGGCTGCTTCATTAGCGGAAGGTAAAATAGTGTTTATGTGTAACGGATCTCCAGAGGCCATTATTGGACCATCGACACTAGTTGAATTATTTTCTTCTCTTGAGGACTATTATCTTCCATGGCATATTGCATCTTTTGTACGTATGCTCCGTTTATTTTCTGTCGTTTTCTCTGTGCTTGCCACACCGATTTATGTATCCGTGCTTACATTCCATTACGAAATGATTCCAAAAGATTTACTGTCTACGTTAATAGCTTCTCGTAGTAATATTCCATTTCCGCCGTTGGTAGAAGCTTTGTTTTTGGAATTTACGATTGAGCTTTTAAGAGAAGCAGGTGCAAGACTGCCCACAAAAGTAGGCCAAACGATTGGTATTGTTGGCGGTATTGTGATTGGGCAGGCTTCTGTGGAAGCAGGTTTAACAAGTAATATTTTGTTAATTGTTGTAGCTCTTGCTGCACTTGCTTCTTTTACAACACCAGTTTACCAAATGGGTAACACAGTCCGTATTATAAGATTTCCATTTATCATTTTCTCGGCAATGTTCGGAGTAATAGGTATTGCTTTAATACTCGCTTTTGTCATTGCTCATTTAATTCGACTTGAATCATTAGGACGTCCTTATTTAGCCCCTTTTTATCCGCTGCGTTTTACAGATTGGAAAGATACATTTGTACGGCTGCCTTATAATATGTTTCAGCAGCGTCCGCAGCAAATGAGCCCAGAATCAAAAGTAAGAATAAAAGCTTCAAAAAAGCGGAGAAAGAAAGATATTGATGAATGATAAGTAGAAATAAAAGGAGGAACAGAAAATGCATTCGAAAGTAAAAGAGCAATTTCAAGTTTCTCCTCCTATGTTGTTTTTTTTGATACATGCTATGCAGATTGGTGTAGGGATGCTTGGTTTTCAACGAATAGTTGCTAAATACAGCGGCTACGATAGCTGGATAGCAGTACTTATTGCAGGAATAATAATATCCATGCTTATAAGCATGGTGTATTTTGTATTAAAAACGAATCATAACGATATTATTGAAATTCACCGTAACCTTTTTGGCAAATGGGCAGGCGGAGTATTAAGCTTAATTATTATTCTGTACTTCTATGCACTTGGGATCCTTGTTTTAAGAACCTATATTGAAGTTATTCAAGTATGGGTGTTTGAAGACATGCCTACTTGGGTTTTAACATTATTGGCCGGTTGTTTTTTTTATTATGTGATTCAAGGCGGCTTTCGAACGGTAGCCGGCCTCTGTGTAGCAGGAGTTTTTATTCCTTCTATATTATTTTTTGTTTTATTAATGCCTCTTCAATATGCAGATTTTTTAAACTTTCTTCCGGTATGGAAGCATTCTTTGAAAAATATTTTTTTAGGTGTGAGGGAAACGACACTCACGTATTTAGGTTTTGAACTGCTGCTCTTATTTTATCCATTTATAAAAGACGGTCAGCGTTCTCAAAAATGGGCTCAGCTTGGCCACTGGGCTAGTGTATTTGTTTACACGCTGTTAATGATTGTTACACTGTCTTTTTTTAGTGAAGGTCAATTAAAGATGACAATATGGCCTACATTAACTCTTCTAAAAATTATTGAGTTTCCTTTTATAGAACGGTTTGAATATTTAGGGATATCGCTATGGCTTATTATCATTATCCCCAACATTGCAACAGCTTTTTGGGGAGCAAGCAGAGGTGTGAAGCGATTGTTTTCTATAAAACAACGTTATGTCATTATCGTTTTGATGATTGTGATGGCCTTTACCGTTCCACTGCTCGATAACCGCCAGGCTGTAAATACATTAAACAATGTTATCTCCCAAATTGGATTTTGGGTAATAGCAGCTTACATTCCATTCATATGCATTGTTCAATATATTGCTCAAAAAATGGGAAGGAAGCGGAGTTCATGAAAAAAAAGGTATTTATATCTTTATCCGTTCTTATTTTAATAACTGGATGTCTTGATACGCAAATCATCGATGAAATCCTGCTAATACAAACAGTAGGGATTGATAAGCATGAGGAACAGAAACTCAAATACTCGGTTACCTATCCATTTTTTTTAGAACAGGGTGAAGAAAGCACACTAAATATGGAGCAGATTTCTGTTATTTCTGAAACACCCGAAGAAGCACGCAGCCTTTTAAACACGAAGGCTCAGCAGCCGCTAAGATATGGTCAAGTAAGAGTTATTATGTTTGGAAAAGAAGTAGCAGAAGAAGGACTAGAGAAATACGTAAAATCTTTCTATCGTAATCCAAGAGTGGGCAGTAAAATTTTTTTATCGCTTACAGAAGGAAAAACAGAAGAAATTTTAAACCTGAAAGGGGAAGAACAGCAGAGAATAGGTATGTATTTTTCCGATCTTATTGAGCAGAATATTGAGTTTGAGAACATTCCTGAAACGAATATGCATCTTTTTTTGTTTGATTTGTACAGCGATGGCAAAGATGCCTTTTTGCCGTTAATAAAAAAAGTAGAAGGAGAGCCTAAGTTAATTGGTTCAGCATTATTTGATTTTGATCGTTATGTCGATCATATTGATATGAATCAGACCTACATTCTCAAGCAATTACAAGACGGAAGCGAAGGGGGGACAAACCAATTTATGGTTGAGTATAAAGGAGAAAAAGAATATGTAGTAATTGATAATGTGTTTACTGAAGTCCAGTATAAAGAAAAAAAGCGAACCCCCTATCCTGAGTATGATATTGAACTGCAAATTCAAGGGGAGATTACGGATAATACGGGTAATATAGACCTAAGTGATTCTAATCAAGTTGCAATAATAGAGCAGTCCGTAGGGAAGCAAATCAAAACAGAAAGTGAAAAATTAATAAAAAGGTTTCAGGAATTAAAAATAGATCCTTTAGGGTTTGGTGAAAAATATAGAAGCAAGACAAGAAATTGGAAACCAAATGAATGGAAGGAAAACATTTATCCTAAAACAAAATCAAATGTAAAAGTTGACTTAGAAATTTTACAATCTGGAGCCATTGAGTAATGGACACTCATACGAATGAGTTACACATAAGTAATACAAGCTTTCATATAGTAAATATGTGATGTTTTATAAGTGGAGGCAGGTATGAATTATATGAGACGGTTTGTTATTGTAGGGATTTTTTCTGTTGTTCTGTTTTTGATTTACTTATTTATTGGTGTATC
This DNA window, taken from Alteribacillus bidgolensis, encodes the following:
- a CDS encoding histidine phosphatase family protein; amino-acid sequence: MVEQRIVYLLRHGMTHSNFHKQYCGWSNPPLLKSEAERLKCNVRRVFVDEVWCSDLLRAVQTAELLFPNASLRSKKSLREIHFGDFEGKTYEELKGSSAYQAWLKDFFHSTPRNGENLAAFRKRIQYGWGKITKSEQKSIAVVTHSGWIREWCGLYFSESKADYLWNIPYGGGLAARFEIKGGDWHCISLQEVRLTEKKDGF
- a CDS encoding cobyric acid synthase — its product is MKGLIVWGTTSDAGKSYIVTGLCRALANRGLKVAPFKGQNMSNNSYVTLSGHEIGRSQGLQAEAAKVAPTVHMNPVLLKPRSDRSAEVIVQGKSLGSPAAAEYRKSFFEKAKQAVEDSLNTLSKDYDVILMEGAGSPAEVNLMDKDLANLATAEMANVPALLTGDIERGGIFASITGTLNLLPNIHKQRVKGLIVNRFRGDPALFQNGISWLERNTDIPVQGVLPTLDIRMEQEDSLSFAVLNKINSSRKLNIDIAVIAMPYVSNYTDLEPFAAEQDVSVRIVKEAGEFGSPDAVIIPGTRSTIHDYEHLHSKGILEKILEHKDDTFLVGICGGFQMMGELLIDKYGADTGHEGKTAKGLEVFPMRTTFMETKKTTQWKGTFQENGKNIALTGFEIHTGIEEVDYGEEWQPLFNDENNNPEGLISSDKKCFGTYVHHVFHNDNWRNWWLNLLRRRKGLKNMPVVHYSANKDKRLDALGEAVESHLDVSSIIRIMEKGLS
- a CDS encoding heme ABC transporter ATP-binding protein, coding for MLELKGVAGGYGSVPVVKNVNFQVNAGEILGIIGPNGSGKSTLLKFIYGFLQPEKGQIVIDDQPLTSYSQKNLAKKIAVLPQQTDSAFSYTVRQVVELGRYPHQTGWFSSNSEKDEKVVNKAMNDTGVFSFADQPIDSLSGGEKQRVLLARALAQEPDILLLDEPTNHLDISYQLSLLDTLKDWTNSKQLTVIAVLHDLNMAAMYSHRILLMDQGQQIALDKPSYVLEKTVLEKVYDAHLQRKEHPSVPSPLITLEPSDRSFEQPSDLLNTLTFDETEERVCISSRFYWKTLSSAVIGAGFGWHRFFVNRHVDKDYDCDNPQEEYGAYLQNISLETADTVGMMTAALLKDGSFIRLKDSEGDVLVYATAGTSNAVDVSKAYENAVQSFTIGTINIWIFIDGKLTEAAYAQVMMTATEAKSKALLDHKIIDNHTRTLATGTSTDSMLVAAVHSGKEYMYGGTASPLGKKIGKAVYDAVAETLEKYNQRKNENEEWE
- the cbiB gene encoding adenosylcobinamide-phosphate synthase CbiB, translating into MGIIAAHLLAITISYLLDKLFGDPHFSFHPVVLMGRMISYIEKKWNKGRCIKGKGILASLLPAILLLGLSYVLTFAAYKFSIWTGILTEALIIWFMIGGTSMVKEAKLIYRYLLQDDLAKAREQTAMIVSRNTHQMDDTQITRSVLESTGENIADSVTAPFFYAFIGGAPLAVFYRYINTSDAMIGYTSKRFKQFGWAAARSDDVLNYIPARLTALVMTLTVWKIKASSWRATLLVIKHYAPLHESPNSGYGEAAMAGILHVKLGGPTPYLDKWVKRPHFGNGDRFLHAELIKEGLIVWHLSIIYFISLLWITGGFYYVLA
- the cobD gene encoding threonine-phosphate decarboxylase CobD yields the protein MSWPEHGAMPAALSEQLSQARCRKIIDFSVNTNPFGPPADLKRKLKEWTGTIYQYSDPSHRTLREHMAEKISCKPTQVLPGNGGAELIFAAARLFANKKVVLIEPTFTEYKQALQANGADVVSFYTKEETKWQWSFQELQPLLEKADGIWFCHPNNPTGSISAEEEIVQLLTYCRANNKLLVVDEAFYDFQQDPFLFHRYIKENDPIILLRSMTKMYAVPGLRLGYMLASDKLVEKVNNYLPPWNVNSIAEQAMNYLLNQEAFVGQTVHRIHKEKKRVLKELQTLKEIEVFPSAVNFYLIRHIKNMDMRPLLTFLAQEGIHARHTYHFPGLDGKYLRLAVKTKSENDQLLQSLARWSGGC
- a CDS encoding adenosylcobinamide-GDP ribazoletransferase; the protein is MKEKAHLMLQGFQMAIAFLTVFPSKNGVWKESAARFSIFFFPVCGLFIGAAAVFVIYVLLAPFALPNYIIAFFIVAALLVMHGGLHLDGWMDVSDAAASWQNIEKKLEIMKDSRTGSAAVWTTILLLGGRFLFVLFVLQTDVLAVWFLLFLIPVLTRTAMGHLIIAAPLAKSNGLASWFRKESKKHDTWIVIFICAFLISFLFILQPEFIKAGLFITAIVIAVYWLARYLFFSMFGGINGDMAGALCEGMETVIWLSSALYISYVMV
- a CDS encoding bifunctional adenosylcobinamide kinase/adenosylcobinamide-phosphate guanylyltransferase, yielding MLTFVCGGVRSGKSNWGEKAAEKLRRADGKLIYLATAQPSDEEMKNRILLHQRERQAKCAEWTTIEQSVKLDACADFLRNHDILFLDCLTTWLSNEMFIDFNRQLQPKDIKRRIIAAVAALERACNHVIIISNDLFHEPIPHDKHVYRYIRVLGELHQYFVHHAKTAVKMEAGRPVVMKGEVLR
- a CDS encoding FecCD family ABC transporter permease — translated: MNSQTSKAILCYLIGAVFLFVCISIGISAGSLSIPFLTSAEVLWRSLWNLDMPVTINETHATIIWNIRLPRVLLAALVGSSLALAGAAFQGLLKNPLADPYTLGVSSGAALGAVFVLFLGLSIPLLGSFTLPVVSILTGFLTLFFLLGFVRFIEKSLTTETIILAGIIVSSFLGSLISLLIALTEDELRQIISWLMGSVAMRGWDYIWLNVPFFVLGAGLLFANRKELNALVFGEETAKTLGVDTDKRRMTILAGASLLTGAAVSVSGTIGFVGLVIPHLVRLLFGPDHRLLLPMSIFTGGGFLVLTDLAARTIISPKELPIGVITAIIGAPIFGILLFQQRLKRMK